Proteins encoded together in one Prevotella scopos JCM 17725 window:
- a CDS encoding N-acetylmuramoyl-L-alanine amidase — translation MRTIKYIAVHCTASHQSQTIESLRQEFLRKGWVNPGYHYAVAPDGKITQLLDEDKVSNGVKGFNSVSINVAYIGGIDRMGKPADNRTDAQKASLRTLLSMLHKKYPVAVIQGHRDFSTDLNHDGRITSNEYVKACPCFDAKTEYANI, via the coding sequence ATGAGAACGATTAAGTATATTGCAGTGCATTGTACTGCGAGCCATCAGTCACAGACTATTGAGAGCCTACGACAGGAATTCCTCCGTAAAGGATGGGTTAATCCTGGATACCACTATGCCGTAGCACCAGATGGCAAGATTACCCAGCTACTTGATGAAGACAAGGTGAGCAATGGCGTGAAGGGGTTTAATTCCGTTTCTATCAATGTAGCATATATTGGTGGTATAGACAGAATGGGCAAGCCTGCAGACAATCGCACAGATGCACAGAAAGCAAGTCTTCGCACACTGCTTAGTATGCTGCACAAGAAATATCCTGTAGCTGTAATTCAAGGACATCGTGACTTCTCGACAGACTTGAACCACGATGGCAGAATCACCTCAAACGAGTATGTCAAGGCTTGCCCTTGTTTCGATGCAAAGACTGAATACGCAAACATCTAA
- a CDS encoding DUF6046 domain-containing protein gives MNKVARFALENVALRVTGNKIPPYWLFNVNKLREVDEEEYNEIKSMSDEELEDTVRTNALGIPMQLPLRLRLEESGAQEWLLPIEPMISLQGQNIIVRRHVNKGAVKGSIKERWSQDDYTISIEGILIGENGKYPEEDVSRLRSFCEAGRVTALNPLLEIFGISHLVIESWEIPFTSGSSNQNYSLKAYSDDIYKLLLNQQDLKR, from the coding sequence ATGAACAAGGTAGCAAGATTTGCACTCGAAAACGTTGCCCTGAGAGTCACAGGCAACAAGATTCCACCTTATTGGCTGTTCAATGTGAATAAGCTTAGAGAGGTGGACGAAGAGGAATATAATGAAATCAAGTCAATGAGTGATGAGGAGTTGGAAGATACTGTTCGCACTAATGCACTTGGTATACCAATGCAACTACCTCTTCGTCTACGTCTTGAAGAAAGTGGTGCCCAAGAGTGGCTTTTGCCAATTGAGCCGATGATTAGTCTGCAAGGTCAGAATATTATCGTGCGGCGACACGTCAACAAAGGTGCTGTAAAAGGAAGTATTAAGGAGCGGTGGTCACAAGATGATTATACTATCAGTATAGAAGGTATCCTTATTGGTGAAAATGGTAAATATCCTGAGGAAGACGTAAGCCGTTTACGCTCATTCTGTGAAGCTGGACGAGTGACTGCGTTAAACCCTTTACTGGAAATATTCGGTATATCGCATCTCGTAATTGAAAGCTGGGAGATTCCTTTCACAAGTGGCTCTTCTAATCAGAACTATTCGCTAAAGGCATATAGTGATGACATATATAAACTTCTCTTAAATCAGCAGGACTTAAAACGATAG